The following are encoded together in the candidate division WOR-3 bacterium genome:
- a CDS encoding efflux RND transporter periplasmic adaptor subunit — translation MKKRLFFTMIFIAVIIVFLFFAFGFFKRKNGEKTGYITDVVSRQDLISEITSTGTLEAVGTVEVGTQISGVIQEIKVDFNSTVRQGETLAVLDSRGLRASLLESQASYDKSAIQLEQAKRELERIKQLYDQNLISSQEYDNQIDAVEIARTSFTLSQAQLYRTKINYDNAVITSPISGIVISRAVDEGQTVAASLNTPTLFTIASDLTDMQIEALIDETDIGVIREGQKVVFDVDAYPGDTFEGIVSQIRLQPELVQNVVKYIVIVKVHNPDMKLLPGMTANLTVITDSRKEVLTVINAAFLFSPPREMLDDFVNTLPDSMRSANTQARGLNPGNSSAGFSVIWIKEG, via the coding sequence ATGAAAAAGAGATTATTTTTTACTATGATTTTTATCGCCGTTATTATCGTCTTCCTGTTTTTCGCTTTCGGTTTTTTTAAAAGAAAAAACGGAGAAAAAACCGGCTATATTACGGACGTTGTTTCCAGACAAGATCTGATTTCCGAAATAACCTCGACAGGCACACTTGAAGCCGTCGGCACAGTCGAGGTAGGAACGCAGATTTCCGGCGTCATCCAGGAAATTAAAGTGGATTTCAACTCAACTGTCAGGCAAGGCGAGACTCTGGCGGTTCTCGACTCCAGAGGCCTCAGGGCTTCGCTTCTTGAATCTCAGGCGAGTTACGATAAAAGCGCCATACAGCTCGAACAGGCGAAAAGAGAGCTCGAAAGGATAAAACAGCTCTACGATCAGAATCTCATATCTTCCCAGGAATACGACAATCAGATAGATGCCGTCGAAATAGCCCGCACTTCTTTCACCCTCTCTCAGGCTCAGCTGTACAGAACAAAAATAAACTACGACAACGCCGTAATAACTTCCCCGATAAGCGGAATCGTCATTTCAAGAGCCGTAGATGAAGGCCAGACGGTCGCGGCCAGCCTAAACACCCCAACGCTGTTCACTATAGCGAGCGATCTTACAGACATGCAGATAGAAGCCCTGATAGACGAAACCGACATTGGAGTCATTAGGGAAGGTCAAAAAGTAGTTTTCGATGTCGACGCGTATCCCGGTGACACATTTGAGGGAATTGTCAGTCAGATAAGGCTTCAGCCGGAACTTGTTCAAAATGTCGTCAAATACATTGTGATAGTAAAAGTTCACAATCCGGACATGAAACTACTGCCAGGAATGACGGCCAATTTGACAGTGATAACGGACAGCCGCAAGGAAGTGCTGACAGTTATAAACGCAGCATTTTTGTTTTCCCCTCCGCGTGAAATGTTAGACGATTTCGTAAATACTCTGCCCGATTCAATGCGAAGCGCCAACACTCAGGCGAGAGGCCTGAATCCGGGAAATTCTTCCGCCGGGTTTTCGGTGATATGGATAAAAGAGGG